From Triticum urartu cultivar G1812 chromosome 2, Tu2.1, whole genome shotgun sequence, a single genomic window includes:
- the LOC125541126 gene encoding protein DMP2-like codes for MEEGIKEAESSKKAAAAESTATKVGVMADSTFGSIGDVLKLLPTSTVIVYEVLNPIVTNAGACSVANRVVTAALLVLCAFSCAFSAFTDSFVGADGKVRYGLVTPRGLLPFGGGDDDDAGARDFFKYRLRPADFAHAFFSVVVFAAVALLADANTVACFYPALREQQKQVVMALPVVVGALASGVFVVFPSKRHSIGYPPAKPAASSLASQ; via the coding sequence ATGGAAGAAGGCATCAAAGAAGCCGAGTCGAGCAAGAAAGCAGCAGCAGCCGAGAGCACAGCGACCAAAGTGGGCGTCATGGCCGACTCGACGTTCGGGAGCATCGGCGACGTGCTCAAACTGCTGCCGACGTCGACGGTGATCGTGTACGAGGTGCTCAACCCGATCGTGACCAACGCCGGCGCGTGCAGCGTGGCCAACAGGGTGGTCACCGCGGCGCTCCTCGTGCTCTGCGCCTTCTCGTGCGCCTTCTCGGCCTTCACCGACAGCTTCGTCGGCGCCGACGGCAAGGTCAGGTACGGCCTCGTGACGCCCAGGGGCCTCCTGCCgttcggcggcggcgacgacgacgacgccggGGCGAGGGACTTCTTCAAGTACAGGCTGCGCCCGGCGGACTTCGCGCACGCCTTCTTCTCGGTGGTCGTGTTCGCGGCCGTGGCGCTGCTGGCCGACGCCAACACGGTGGCGTGCTTCTACCCGGCGCTCAGGGAGCAGCAGAAGCAGGTGGTCATGGCGCTCCCCGTCGTGGTCGGCGCCCTCGCGAGCGGCGTCTTCGTCGTCTTCCCCTCCAAGCGCCACTCGATCGGGTACCCTCCGGCGAAGCCTGCCGCGAGCTCGCTGGCGTCGCAGTAG